One Oncorhynchus keta strain PuntledgeMale-10-30-2019 chromosome 23, Oket_V2, whole genome shotgun sequence DNA segment encodes these proteins:
- the LOC118402011 gene encoding desmoplakin-like isoform X1, whose protein sequence is MTMSSETIDQLNECAIELQQMRQPNDNIIRSVQQLQSMQSGIISSISGTTQRQNRGSIGWEERGRSYADAMSWIGQQKRLIETSPWGDDAATIEQQILSQNKLHSSIQRSHEVDHARDELAQKDDKGGLHSLQQEWDSLQKMSFARTGQLRELQNIIEEISRAIMWVNEREEEELVFNWGDKNIDVYIPKKQESYSKLMSALEEKEKELNKLKQKVDGLLKNNHPASDKIEAYMDTLQTQWSWLLQITKCIHVHLKENAAYSQFFKEANETYSKLQKDHEIIRKKFTCDKGTPLENLTELLKNLEREKERVMENKRQVKHLVNKSKSIVRLRPRNPEEKSSTAVIVQALCDFKQDQKGILKGDEGILKDNSQRSKWQVTGPGGLDMLIPSVCLLIPPPNPLSIGLANKNEQYYEAIMGIWNQLYINIKSLISWQYCVKDINHINSLTLTMLSQMRPEEYRNIIKSLETHYQEFLRNSHGSEMFGEDEKKKMEGQYSGAQSHYDTLVIGLPTYNQSNVVVVQPEPPIKANTTKITHTSLKETSISTQGSNMSLTLLSDLQALRRRLELAESGLSHHLHVSLGENSVQECSQHLLKLEGIHNDLDGVRDEYLRLRERVVKQLEGTAADSEQAMFLRKELDLLNQKLGDLQGLSSAYLQRLSYLQNLLQSLIQAEDVIKVHEARLTEKETTSLDLNELERYRATLKQMKSDLEHKRDLLTAMESDLANAVHVNSQISASLHKCDVDLSKYSELVTQMSDRWRRIQTQIDSRVWDLEKQEKQLRHFQQSSGVVDQWIDNARQRQDTLQTAKFSNIQAVMEHLNQQKVLHSEIKGRKEKVEDVQKDADTCAASIKDYELQLASYSAGLETLLNIPIKRTMLQSPATVVRQEGADLQSRYIELLTRSSDYYKFLGEMLKNMEELKIRNTKIEMLEEELRRLKEDIGGHSQKNRSLEDALSRYKLELSQSKEQLLSMEEVKRTTAVQVSVARENLDNTSSQLTELNDKLARLTYQLDEEKRKKRLAEERYTSQQEEYEAAVRRRQKELDELNWSKIDLEKAVKDKERELERLRMQLEEEATRRRGAEQEISKVRTQCNQEMSNLKQTFESEIHVTKTTILKASQQKQEDTAELKLQCEGLESDKRDLEEELRRLRLSVTQTEAMRRKAEDEAHQQRSTGTEESRRRRELEIQLQTVATQRGEEELRQKEELAEATRSSKEKSRQIILLTHNLEEEGKKRSALEIELTKLRQSYTELQTSNATSREVINKLKISEQDIHLVRVELEKQTNERTKAETTANRLQSRIRDLQAMVDGLEAEMEKQKRTTQDEFTRRKRIESELEKMTQSCREHTTTLNTFRARQEEVSTSGRKYEQELRALQEALDKSLREHKATTEHLALASAELKALQQQLFQEQGKVREVNLRNESLYKTIEEKSRLLNDATTEIEKLQSLTQNLTKERLRLEEELRGVKQEKEQLKLNRDSVDGESQAQISSLHVQLQSSSKMTLELQALIKDLTKEREKLKSDLDKVQKQSIETSMIVQKSQTHYTEILSDRDALLIKLKQLEQDKSHQGHYKEELNRIKVSLETELRNKQRLQEERDKMQKDFTYWKSQYELKETQMRQSDSDKGKMERERLSLKSELERMIVELRTVEERYKGRLQSSEREVSDLALKRDALEKELRRRQQRPDSMSIQTQTDEKVVTVDPSKLVFDGVRRKVTAHQLCDCGIISKATLEQLLKGKRTVEDVAVDIQLSLKGTGVIAGMVRGPQGRMSITEAKTKNLLSKESALMLLEAQAATGHIMDPKFNEKMSVDAASSRGVVDTDDRDALMTAEAASAGFKDPYTGKLLSIGQALKLKRLDKETALRLLQAQESVGGILDPVLSVFLPKDLALDRNLIDEDLYRALNKKPACYLDPVTEKKISYSDLMLKCRIEPASGMLLLSAPEKPMTVQGLRGEVSVTELINSNLLSETDVQKLNQGKLSSKDIEDKLKNYLHGSNCIAGIYDEANNRAMTFYQAMKDGLLRQGTTLELLEAQAASGFMIDPVNNVCLTVDEAWKRGLVGKEFKDKLMSAERAVTGYKDPHTGKTISLFQAIEKDLIEKGHGIRLLEAQIASGGIIDPKESHRIDVDIAYKRGYFDEEMNEILTYEGDDTKGFFDPNTQENLTYLQLKERCITDPKTGLVLLPLRDKTKPQQTVQQSSQNTILRKRRVVIVDPDTGIEMTVREAYHKELIDYDTFLSLSEQECEWEEITITASDGSARLVVVDRKTGTQYDIQDSLDRGIIDQTSLEQYRSGTLTLPQFADLITSNSNLSELTMTARNMEDVATCSSPPQARPSSPTVRKRFNNISIIFSPPEEFDEGSPVAAIFDTETMEKITIPEALRRGLVDAITAQRLLEAQACTGGIINPTNGQRLNLQDAVHQSIIDNDMATKLKPAQKAFMGFEDMKTKRKMSAAEAMKEKWLPYEAGQRFLEFQYLTGGLLEPGTGQQTSIEEAIRRGWLDGRGAQKLQDTRSHAKNLTCPKTKLKISYKEAMDSCMVEEGKGMKMLQASSISTKGISSPYNVSNPGSRSGSRTGSRTGSRSGSRRGSVDYSSSYSSFTTSSSNTFCSN, encoded by the exons ATGACTATGTCCTCTGAGACTATAGACCAACTGAATGAATGTGCCATAGAGCTGCAGCAAATGAGACAACCCAACGACAACATCATCAGGAG cGTACAGCAGCTCCAGAGCATGCAGAGTGGGATCATCTCCTCCATCAGTGGGACAACCCAGAGGCAGAACAGAGGAAGCAttggctgggaggagagagggaggtcctACGCTGATGCCATGTCCTGGATAGGCCAACAGAAG cgTCTGATCGAGACTTCTCCGTGGGGTGACGACGCGGCCACCATCGAGCAGCAGATCCTCAGCCAGAACAAGTTACACAGCTCTATACAGAGGAGCCATGAGGTGGATCACGCCAGGGATGAACTG GCCCAAAAGGATGACAAGGGTGGCCTCCATTCCCTGCAGCAAGAATGGGACAGTCTGCAG AAAATGTCATTTGCTCGTACGGGCCAGCTGAGAGAGCTGCAGAACATCATCGAGGAGATCTCCAGGGCCATCATGTGGGTcaacgagagagaggaggaggagctggtgTTCAACTGGGGAGACAAGAACATCGATGTCTACATCCCCAAGAAACAGGAGAGCTACTCT AAACTGATGAGTGCcctggaggagaaagagaaggagctgAACAAACTGAAGCAGAAagtggatggtctcctgaagaACAATCACCCAGCTTCAGACAAGATAGAG GCCTATATGGACACTCTGCAAACCCAGTGGAGCTGGCTGCTCCAGATCACCAAGTGTATTCATGTCCACCTGAAGGAGAACGCTGCCTACAGCCAG TTCTTCAAGGAGGCCAATGAGACCTACAGCAAGCTGCAAAAGGACCATGAGATCATCCGTAAGAAGTTTACCTGTGATAAAGGAACACCTCTGGAGAACCTCACTGAGCTCCTGAAGAACCTCGAG agagagaaagagagggtcatGGAAAATAAGAGGCAGGTGAAGCACCTGGTGAATAAGTCCAAGAGCATCGTGAGGCTGAGACCACGTAACCCTGAAGAGAAGAGCAGCACAGCTGTTATAGTACAGGCCCTGTGTGACTTCAAACAGGACCAG AAAGGGATCTTAAAGGGGGACGAGGGTATCCTGAAGGACAACTCCCAGCGCAGTAAGTGGCAGGTGACGGGTCCTGGAGGTCTGGACATGCTGATCCCATCTGTGTGTCTCCTCATCCCCCCGCCCAACCCCCTAAGCATCGGCCTGGCCAACAA GAATGAACAGTACTATGAGGCTATCATGGGCATCTGGAATCAGCTCTACATCAACATCAAGAGCCTCATCTCCTGGCAGTACTGTGTCAAAGACATCAACCATATCAACTCCCTCACCCTCACCATG CTGTCCCAGATGCGTCCTGAGGAGTACCGTAACATCATTAAGAGTCTGGAGACTCACTACCAGGAGTTCCTCCGCAACAGCCACGGCTCTGAGATGTTTGGAGAGGATgagaagaagaagatggagggCCAGTATTCTGGAGCCCAGAGCCACTACGACACACTGGTCATAGGGCTGCCTACATACA ATCAATCCAACGTGGTGGTGGTCCAGCCTGAGCCGCCCATCAAAGCTAACACTACCAAGATCACCCATACCTCATTGAAGGAGACCAGCATCTCCACCCAGGGCTCTAACATGAGCCTGACCCTGCTCAGTGACCTCCAAGCCCTCAGACGCAGGCTGGAGCTGGCTGAATCAGGCCTCAGCCACCACCTCCATGTTTCCCTGGGGGAGAACAGTGTGCAGGAGTGCTCACAGCACCTCCTGAAGCTGGAG GGCATACACAATGACCTGGACGGTGTGCGTGATGAGTACctgagactgagggagagggtggTGAAGCAGCTGGAGGGGACAGCAGCAGACTCGGAGCAGGCCATGTTCCTAAGGAAAGAGCTGGATCTCCTCAACCAGAAACTGGGAGATCTGCAGGGGCTGTCCTCTGCCTACCTCCAGAG ACTGTCATATCTGCAGAACTTGCTCCAGAGCCTCATCCAGGCTGAGGATGTCATCAAGGTCCACGAGGCCCGTCTGACCGAGAAGGAGACCACTTCCCTGGATCTCAACGAGTTGGAGCGCTACAGAGCTACACTCAAG CAAATGAAGTCTGACCTGGAACATAAGAGAGACCTTCTGACGGCCATGGAGAGTGACCTGGCCAATGCAGTCCACGTGAACAGTCAGATCTCAGCTTCCTTACACAAGTGTGATGTGGACCTGTCCAAGTACTCTGAGCTGGTGACCCAGATGTCTGACCGCTGGAGACGCATCCAGACACAGATCGACAGCAG AGTGTGGGACCTGGAGAAGCAGGAGAAACAGCTGAGGCATTTCCAGCAGAGCAGCGGAGTGGTTGACCAGTGGATAGACAACGCTAGACAGCGCCAGGACACCCTGCAGACAGCCAAGTTTAGCAACATCCAGGCTGTCATGGAGCACCTCAACCAACAGAAG GTGCTGCACAGTGAGATCaaagggaggaaggagaaggtGGAGGATGTACAGAAGGATGCGGACACCTGCGCTGCCTCCATTAAG GACTATGAGCTGCAGCTGGCCTCCTACAGTGCAGGACTGGAGACCCTGTTGAACATCCCTATCAAGAGAACCATGCTCCAGTCCCCTGCCACTGTGGTCAGACAGGAG GGTGCTGACCTCCAGTCTCGCTACATTGAGCTCCTGACCCGCTCCAGTGACTATTACAAGTTCCTGGGGGAGATGCTCAAGAACATGGAGGAACTGAAG ATTAGGAACACCAAGATTGAGATGCTGGAGGAGGAGCTTCGTCGTCTAAAGGAGGACATCGGGGGCCACAGCCAGAAGAACCGTTCCTTAGAGGACGCCCTGTCCCGGTACAAGCTGGAGCTCTCACAGTCTAAAGAACAACTCCTCTCCATGGAGGAGGTGAAGAGGACCACAGCTGTGCAGGTCAGCGTGGCCAGGGAGAACCTGGACAACACCAGCAGCCAGCTGACTGAGCTCAACGACAAGTTGGCCCGTCTCACCTACCAGCTGgacgaggagaagaggaagaagaggctgGCTGAGGAGCGCTATACAAGCCAGCAGGAAGAGTACGAGGCGGCCGTGCGCCGGCGCCAGAAGGAGCTGGACGAGCTCAACTGGTCCAAGATCGACTTGGAGAAGGCAGTGAAGGACAAGGAGCGCgagctggagaggctgaggatGCAGCTGGAAGAGGAGGCCACGAGGAGGCGTGGGGCGGAGCAGGAAATCTCTAAGGTAAGAACCCAGTGCAACCAGGAGATGAGCAACCTTAAGCAAACCTTTGAGTCAGAGATCCACGTCACCAAGACCACCATCCTCAAGGCTTCTCAGCAGAAACAGGAGGACACGGCCGAGCTCAAACTACAGTGTGAGGGACTAGAATCAgataaaagggatcttgaagaggAGTTGAGGAGGTTGAGACTGTCTGTGACTCAGACTGAGGCGATGAGGAGGAAGGCAGAAGATGAGGCCCATCAGCAGAGGTCTACAGGGACGGAAGagtcgaggaggaggagagagctggaAATACAGCTCCAGACTGTGGccacccagagaggagaggaggaactgagGCAGAAGGAGGAGCTGGCCGAGGCCACCAGGAGCAGCAAGGAGAAGAGCAGGCAGATCATTCTTCTGACACACAACCTGGAGGAGGAGGGCAAGAAGAGAAGTGCCCTGGAGATTGAGCTCACCAAGCTCAGGCAGTCCTACACTGAGCTGCAGACCAGTAATGCCACCTCTCGGGAGGTCATAAACAAGCTCAAGATCTCAGAGCAGGATATCCACCTGGTCCGAGTGGAGCTGGAAAAGCAGACAAATGAGAGGACCAAGGCTGAGACAACTGCCAACAGGCTGCAGAGCCGCATCCGGGACCTGCAGGCAATGGTGGACGGTCTGGAAGCGGAGATGGAGAAGCAAAAGAGAACAACCCAGGATGAGTTCACCCGCAGGAAGAGGATTGAGTCTGAGCTGGAGAAGATGACCCAGAGCTGCAGAGAACACACCACCACCCTCAACACCTTCAGGGCCAGGCAGGAAGAGGTGTCCACCTCAGGGAGGAAGTACGAACAGGAGCTCAGGGCTCTCCAGGAGGCTCTGGACAAGAGCCTGCGGGAGCACAAGGCCACCACGGAGCACCTGGCGCTGGCATCTGCAGAGTTAAAGGCTCTCCAACAGCAGCTCTTCCAAGAGCAGGGGAAGGTCCGTGAAGTCAATCTCCGCAACGAGAGCCTCTACAAAACCATAGAGGAGAAGAGCCGGCTGCTCAATGATGCCACCACAGAGATCGAGAAACTTCAGAGCCTTACTCAGAATCTGACCAAGGAGAGGCTGAGGCTAGAGGAGGAACTGAGAGGAGTGAAGCAGGAGAAAGAGCAACTAAAACTTAACAGAGATAGTGTGGATGGAGAGAGCCAAGCCCAGATCTCATCCCTGCATGTCCAGCTGCAGAGCAGCAGCAAGATGACACTGGAACTCCAAGCCCTCATCAAAGACCTGACCAAGGAGAGGGAAAAGCTAAAGTCGGATTTGGACAAAGTCCAAAAGCAATCCATAGAG ACCTCCATGATTGTGCAGAAGTCTCAGAcccactacactgaaatcctgTCTGATAGGGATGCCCTTCTGATCAAGTTGAAGCAGCTGGAACAGGACAAGTCCCACCAGGGTCACTATAAAGAGGAACTGAATCGCATCAAGGTTTCCCTGGAGACTGAGCTGCGCAACAAACAGCGTCTCCAAGAAGAACGAGATAAGATGCAAAAGGACTTCACCTACTGGAAGAGCCAGTACGAACTGAAGGAGACCCAGATGAGGCAGAGCGACTCGGACAAGGgcaagatggagagggagagactctCCCTGAAGAGCGAGTTGGAGCGTATGATAGTGGAGCTGAGGACCGTGGAGGAGAGGTATAAGGGCAGACTGCAGAGCTCAGAGAGGGAGGTGTCAGACCTGGCCCTGAAGAGAGATGCTCTGGAGAAGGAGTTGCGGAGGCGTCAGCAGAGACCTGACTCCATGAGCATCCAGACCCAGACAGACGAGAAGGTGGTCACCGTTGACCCGTCTAAACTGGTTTTCGATGGGGTCCGCCGTAAGGTCACCGCCCACCAGTTGTGTGACTGTGGCATTATCAGCAAGGCCACCTTGGAGCAGCTGCTGAAGGGAAAGAGGACCGTGGAGGATGTGGCCGTCGACATCCAGCTTAGCCTCAAGGGAACAGGCGTCATTGCAGGCATGGTCAGAGGACCCCAGGGCAGGATGTCCATCACTGAAGCCAAGACCAAGAACCTTCTGAGCAAAGAGAGTGCCCTAATGCTACTGGAGGCCCAAGCTGCCACCGGCCACATCATGGACCCCAAGTTTAACGAGAAGATGTCTGTTGATGCTGCCTCCTCCAGAGGAGTGGTGGACACAGACGATAGAGACGCCCTCATGACAGCTGAAGCAGCCAGTGCAGGCTTCAAAGATCCATACACCGGCAAGCTGCTGTCCATTGGACAGGCTCTGAAGCTGAAACGTCTGGACAAGGAGACAGCCCTCCGGTTGCTACAGGCCCAGGAGTCTGTTGGAGGAATCCTAGACCCAGTTCTGAGTGTGTTCCTGCCCAAAGACCTTGCCCTTGACCGCAATCTGATTGATGAAGACCTCTACAGGGCTCTGAACAAGAAGCCAGCCTGCTATCTGGATCCAGTCACTGAGAAGAAGATCAGCTACAGTGACCTAATGTTGAAGTGTAGGATTGAGCCCGCCTCTGGCATGCTGCTGCTCTCAGCCCCGGAAAAGCCCATGACCGTGCAGGGCCTCAGGGGAGAGGTGTCCGTCACAGAGCTGATCAACTCCAACTTGCTGTCTGAGACAGATGTACAAAAGCTGAACCAGGGCAAGCTCAGCAGCAAGGACATCGAGGACAAGCTCAAGAACTACCTGCATGGTTCTAACTGTATAGCAGGGATCTATGATGAAGCCAACAACAGGGCAATGACCTTCTACCAGGCCATGAAGGATGGTCTGCTCAGACAAGGAACCACCCTGGAGCTTCTGGAAGCCCAGGCTGCCTCTGGCTTCATGATCGACCCTGTCAACAATGTCTGCCTGACTGTGGATGAGGCCTGGAAGAGAGGCCTTGTGGGCAAAGAGTTCAAGGACAAGCTGATGTCTGCAGAGAGGGCTGTCACTGGATACAAAGACCCACACACTGGCAAGACCATCTCCCTCTTCCAAGCCATTGAGAAGGATCTGATTGAGAAGGGCCATGGGATCAGGCTGCTTGAGGCTCAGATAGCCAGCGGTGGCATCATCGACCCTAAGGAGAGCCACCGTATCGATGTAGACATTGCCTACAAGAGGGGCTACTTCGACGAGGAGATGAATGAGATCCTGACCTATGAAGGAGATGACACCAAGGGCTTCTTTGACCCCAACACCCAAGAGAACCTGACCTACCTGCAGCTGAAGGAGAGGTGCATCACAGACCCCAAGACTGGCCTGGTTCTCCTACCCCTGAGAGACAAGACCAAGCCCCAGCAGACGGTTCAGCAGAGCAGCCAGAATACCATCCTCCGTAAGAGGAGGGTAGTGATCGTGGACCCTGACACTGGAATAGAGATGACCGTGAGGGAAGCCTACCATAAAGAGCTCATTGACTATGACACCTTTCTAAGTCTTTCAGAGCAGGAGTGTGAATGGGAGGAGATCACCATCACAGCTTCTGATGGTTCAGCCCGTCTGGTGGTGGTGGACAGGAAGACAGGCACCCAGTATGACATCCAGGACTCCCTGGACCGTGGCATCATTGACCAAACATCTCTGGAGCAGTACCGATCAGGAACCCTGACTCTCCCTCAGTTCGCTGACCTCATCACCAGCAATAGCAACCTCAGCGAGTTGACAATGACCGCCAGAAACATGGAGGATGTGGCCACCTGCAGCAGCCCCCCCCAGGCCCGCCCCTCTTCCCCCACTGTCCGCAAGCGCTTCAATAACATCTCCATCATCTTCTCCCCGCCAGAGGAGTTTGACGAAGGGAGCCCTGTTGCGGCCATCTTTGACACTGAGACGATGGAAAAGATCACCATTCCGGAGGCTCTACGGAGAGGCTTAGTGGACGCGATTACAGCTCAGAGGTTGCTGGAGGCCCAGGCGTGTACTGGAGGCATCATCAACCCCACAAATGGTCAGAGGCTCAACCTACAAGATGCTGTTCACCAAAGCATCATTGACAATGACATGGCCACCAAGCTGAAGCCAGCCCAGAAGGCCTTTATGGGCTTTGAGGACATGAAGACCAAAAGGAAGATGTCTGCGGCCGAGGCCATGAAGGAGAAATGGCTGCCTTATGAGGCCGGACAGAGATTCCTGGAGTTCCAATACCTGACAGGAGGTCTGCTGGAGCCCGGTACGGGCCAGCAGACCTCTATCGAGGAGGCAATCCGACGAGGCTGGCTGGACGGTCGTGGAGCCCAGAAGCTCCAGGACACGCGGAGCCACGCCAAGAACCTGACCTGCCCCAAAACCAAGCTGAAGATCTCCTACAAGGAGGCCATGGATAGCTGCATGGTGGAGGAAGGCAAAGGCATGAAGATGCTCCAAGCCTCCTCCATATCCACCAAGGGCATTAGTAGCCCCTACAACGTGTCCAACCCAGGCTCCCGTTCGGGCTCCAGGACTGGCTCTCGTACAGGGTCTAGGAGTGGCTCTCGCAGGGGCAGTGTGGATTACTCCTCCAGTTACAGCTCCTTCACAACTTCTTCCTCCAACACCTTTTGCTCCAACTGA